From a region of the Kwoniella mangroviensis CBS 8507 chromosome 1 map unlocalized Ctg01, whole genome shotgun sequence genome:
- a CDS encoding 40S ribosomal protein eS19 — translation MPGVRDISAESFIKAYSSHLKRSGKLEIPTWVDIVKTGAQKELAPYDPDWYYVRAAAIARHIYLRKHVGVGALAKLHGTTNRRGTRRSHHRDSATGVQRNVVQSLEKIGVLEVHPDGGRRISQDGMRDLDRIATAVLEAEREEEEEEEEEDEEEEEEEEADEE, via the exons ATGCCAGGTGTTCGTGAcatcag TGCCGAGTCCTTCATCAAGGCTTACTCATCCCACCTTAAAAGATCCGGTAAACTCGAGATCCCAACGTGGGTCGATATCGTTAAGACCGGTGCTCAAAAGGAATTGGCACCTTATGACCCTGATTGGTACTACGTCCGAGCTG CCGCCATCGCTCGACACATCTACCTCCGAAAACACGTCGGTGTAGGTGCCCTCGCCAAATTACACGGTACCACCAACCGAAGAGGTACCCGACGATCCCACCACCGAGACTCTGCTACCGGTGTGCAAAGAAACGTTGTTCAATCCCTTGAGAAGATCGGTGTGCTCGAAGTTCACCCCGATGGTGGTAGAAGAATCTCGCAAGATGGAAT GAGAGATCTCGACCGAATTGCCACTGCCGTCCTTGAAGCTGagcgagaagaggaggaagaggaggaggaagaagatgaagaggaggaagaggaggaagaggccGACGAAGAGTAA
- a CDS encoding multiple RNA-binding domain-containing protein 1: protein MQHAGNRLWWTENAENHPLTVRKEADVAHQWSRLIFLNLPSSIQQDTFRSTLTKPKSLLSCTITDLKLVPKRRFAFVGYKTAEEAQKVKDWFDGTFEFGGGKVKVDFVRDDPLAPAPAKGSKLKSKETDVQTGSNAVAGPSKRLQEFMDVMKGVDPSSSTDSSASTSTANAVPSEQGWVADGQTSTSKKEKSKKGKEKSSEPEEIAEGQGDDDDAAWLRRRQNEALQVEGESFSTKPSPDEDLILSTGRLFIRNLAFIVTSSELSSHFSKYGQIDEIHLPTSSTTGEPLGTAFLQYHNNEDALQAYKNLDKTTFQGRLLHVLPGRPKPGQTIAANGGGVVDGKVLGKIDEQKGQVKKNVDEKRKEDSRKGLNWATLYMNSDAVAASVSSRMGISKSELLNGDSGNAAVKLALAETTVIEETKKYFEDAGIVLEALQPKVPRSQTIILVKNIPFGTTIQSLTDLFASHGKLSRVLLPPFGTLGVVEFENPMDAGKAFRALAYRRLGNAVLYLEKGPVGMFKESPSSAEQPMSTTEKELKEAQALVDKVNEIREEPSVDDEAGSTLFLKNLNFTTTTPRLNAVLASLPGFSFARVQTKINPKSTSGERLSMGYGFVGFKTRQDATKALGALEGFEIDGKVLQVKFAQRGVEDDQKEKDKDKDTKGGNGGKTKSTKLMVKNLPFEISKKEVRELFSAYGQLKSLRLPRKSVPTSTGSASTRGFAFLEFTTHTEALRAMEALKHTHLLGRHLVLEWAKETDDVDVEGLREKVGRDVRFLNDDGASANRKKRKLDFGGKAAEENDGLELD, encoded by the exons ATGCAACATGCTGGAAATCGTCTATGGTGGACGGAGAATGCGGAAAATCACCCTCTCACCGTACGAAAGGAAGCCGATGTGGCGCATCAGTG GTCCCGACTAATCTTCTtgaatcttccttcctcaatTCAACAAGATACCTTCCGATCGACATTgaccaaacccaaatcaCTCTTATCATGCACCATTACAGATCTAAAATTAGTCCCCAAGAGGAGATTCGCCTTCGTAGGATACAAGACTGCCGAGGAAGCTCAAAAGGTCAAAGATTGGTTCGATGGTACTTTTGAATTCGGAGGTGggaaagtcaaagtggattTCGTAAGAGATGAT CCACtcgctcctgctcctgcaAAAGGTTCGAAACTCAAGTCGAAAGAAACGGACGTACAGACTGGTTCTAATGCCGTTGCTGGACCTTCAAAGAGGTTACAGGAGTTCATGGATGTAATGAAAGGTGTCGATCCTTCGTCATCTACCGATTCCTCTGCGTCTACGTCGACAGCAAATGCAGTACCAAGCGAACAAGGCTGGGTGGCTGATGGACAAACTTCGAcgtcgaagaaggagaagagtaagaagggtaaagagAAGTCATCTGAACCTGAGGAAATAGCGGAAGGAcaaggggatgatgatgatgctgcaTGGTTGAGAAGGAGACAGAATGAAGCGTTACAAGTTGAAGGAGAGAGTTTC AGTACCAAACCATCTCCTGACGAAGATCTCATTCTCTCAACTGGAAGACTATTCATCCGAAATCTAGCATTCATCGTAACCTCCTCTGAATTATCCTCTCATTTCTCCAAATATGGTCAAATCGACGAAATTCACTTACctacctcatcaacaacgGGTGAACCACTAGGAACGGCCTTTTTACAATATCACAATAACGAGGATGCCCTTCAAGCTTACAAGAATCTAGATAAAACTACCTTCCAAGGTAGACTGTTACATGTGTTACCTGGTAGACCTAAACCTGGTCAGACAATAGCTGCGAACGGTGGTGGAGTGGTAGATGGTAAAGTGTTGGGTAAAATTGATGAACAGAAAGGTCAGGTTAAGAAGAatgtagatgagaagaggaaagaggatagtAGGAAGGGATTGAATTGGGCTACGCTGTACatgaat AGCGATGCAGTAGCAGCTTCCGTATCTAGTCGAATGGGAATCAGTAAATCTGAGTTGTTAAACGGAGATTCGGGAAATGCAGCTGTCAAGCTCGCCTTGGCTGAAACCACGGTTATTGAAGAGACTAAGAAATATTTCGAAGATGCTGGCATAGTTTTAGAAGCCCTTCAGCCGAAAGTACCTCGATCTCAAACTATAATTTTAGTGAAGAATATACCTTTTGGAACTACTATTCAATCCTTGACCGATTTATTCGCTTCGCATGGTAAATTGTCTAGAGTACTGTTACCTCCCTTTGGAACATTGGGAGTAGTTGAATTTGAGAATCCCATGGATGCCGGAAAGGCGTTTAGAGCATTGGCATATAGAAGATTAGGGAATGCTGTGTTGTATCTTGAGAAAGGTCCTGTGGGGATGTTCAAAGAATCgccatcttcagctgaacaACCGATGAGCACGACAGAGAAAGAATTGAAGGAAGCTCAAGCTTTGGTCGACAAGGTGAATGAAATTAGAGAAGAACCATCGGTAGATGACGAAGCTGGTTCGACTCTATTTTTAAAGAACTTGAACTTCACTACTACCACACCAAGATTGAATGCTGTTTTGGCTTCTTTACCTGGTTTCTCATTTGCTCGAGTCCAAACGAAGATCAACCCTAAATCGACTAGTGGTGAGAGATTGAGTATGGGATATGGATTTGTAGGGTTCAAAACTCGTCAAGATGCTACCAAGGCCCTCGGTGCTTTGGAAGgatttgagattgatggGAAGGTACTACAAGTCAAATTCGCTCAGAGAGgtgtggaagatgatcagaaagagaaagataaagataaagataccAAAGGTGGGAATGGAGGAAAAACGAAATCTACGAAATTGATGGTTAAGAATTTACCGTTTGAGATctcaaagaaggaagtcaGGGAattgttcag TGCATATGGTCAATTGAAATCACTTCGACTTCCCCGAAAATCCGTCCCCACTTCAACGGGATCAGCATCAACGCGAGGATTCGCCTTTCTGGAATTTACCACTCATACTGAAGCTTTACGTGCGATGGAGGCATTGAAACATACTCATTTGCTTGGTAGACATTTGGTTTTGGAGTGGGCGAAAGagactgatgatgttgatgtggaaggtttgagagagaaggtagGAAGGGATGTAAGGTtcttgaatgatgatggcgCGAGCGCGAACcggaagaaaaggaaattggATTTCGGTGGTAAAGCCGcagaggagaatgatggattggaattggattAA